A genomic window from Flavobacterium johnsoniae includes:
- a CDS encoding fasciclin domain-containing protein — translation MKTRKFLASVTLVLAFGFTSFAQKTVMVGGAAMYPNKNIIENAVNSKDHTTLVAAVKAADLVETLKGKGPFTVFAPTNAAFDKLPKGTVETLLKPENKKMLQNILTYHVVSGKWSSADIAKAIKDGKGKAAIKAVNGGTLTAWMQGKDLYITDENGNKSKVTIADVNQSNGVIHVVNAVLLPKK, via the coding sequence ATGAAAACTAGAAAATTTTTAGCCTCAGTAACTTTAGTCTTAGCATTCGGATTTACATCTTTCGCTCAAAAAACTGTAATGGTTGGTGGAGCTGCAATGTATCCAAATAAAAATATTATTGAAAATGCTGTTAACTCAAAAGATCACACGACTTTGGTTGCAGCGGTAAAAGCTGCAGATTTAGTAGAAACTTTAAAAGGCAAAGGTCCGTTTACTGTTTTTGCTCCAACAAATGCGGCTTTTGATAAATTGCCAAAAGGAACAGTAGAAACTTTACTTAAACCAGAAAACAAAAAAATGCTTCAAAACATTTTAACTTATCATGTAGTTTCTGGAAAATGGAGTTCTGCTGATATTGCAAAAGCAATAAAAGATGGAAAAGGAAAAGCAGCCATTAAAGCAGTAAATGGAGGTACACTAACTGCTTGGATGCAAGGTAAAGATTTATATATTACTGATGAAAATGGCAATAAATCTAAAGTAACTATTGCAGATGTTAACCAATCAAATGGTGTTATTCATGTTGTTAACGCGGTATTATTACCAAAGAAATAA
- a CDS encoding ExbD/TolR family protein — MKNLPQKVRSRKLSSRVDLTAMVSISFLLIIFFMVVGELSKPKGANLNLPDNGDIVCGPIGHIKGYRLYTILLNDNNKIITYTGILPNPYEMPKMFEFGKSGIREEVFQKKEQIKKYAISIGKPKSSVIVIIKPSPKSNFQNLVDILDEMAIAKIDSYAIVNDFTPEETHLLALK; from the coding sequence ATGAAAAACCTACCTCAAAAAGTCAGAAGCAGAAAACTAAGCTCTAGAGTTGATTTAACTGCAATGGTTAGTATTTCTTTTTTACTGATTATTTTTTTTATGGTTGTTGGGGAATTATCAAAACCAAAAGGGGCAAATTTAAATCTGCCAGATAATGGTGATATTGTATGTGGTCCTATAGGCCACATTAAAGGATATCGTTTATATACAATTTTACTTAATGACAATAACAAAATAATTACATATACAGGTATTTTACCAAATCCATATGAAATGCCTAAAATGTTCGAATTTGGAAAAAGCGGTATACGTGAAGAGGTATTTCAGAAAAAAGAACAAATAAAAAAATATGCAATATCAATTGGAAAACCTAAAAGCAGCGTAATCGTAATTATAAAACCAAGCCCTAAAAGTAACTTTCAAAACTTAGTTGATATATTGGATGAAATGGCTATTGCAAAAATAGATTCATACGCAATTGTAAATGATTTTACTCCAGAAGAAACCCATTTATTAGCTTTAAAATAA
- a CDS encoding gliding motility-associated C-terminal domain-containing protein — protein MNKIVVYLLVTSIYCIGIKAQTSNIGDLTVSSNTILSTVESFDNKTTGNFVNDGTFYVYANFNNDGLVAFSPNLNTGLTYFKGSSAAQTISGLSLSELYNVRFENNFIQPAFLLSGNITVFGTSDFYYGIVDNVTQPGNFLFEENATHQNTSNNSYVAGFVERNKNNQFEFPIGDGSFFRPSAISQSNSPTNFFSSRYYLKDSNALHPHNQKDPLIQIIDQPEYWSFESNQNPVDIALTLSWNEATTPNEIINGNAGTTLAIVRWDETTNKWVYYTTAVDESAKIATASINNDGIFTLGRILSNSTDEIVIHNAISANDDGKNDFFQIDGITNFPNNRLQIYNRWGIKVFETTGYGIDNNLFYGYSEGRATIKKSSILPDGTYFYILNYEVTDNRWKEKAGYLYLTSAN, from the coding sequence CATTTGACAACAAAACGACTGGAAATTTTGTGAATGACGGAACTTTCTATGTTTATGCTAATTTTAATAATGATGGTTTGGTCGCTTTTTCTCCAAATTTGAATACAGGATTAACTTATTTTAAAGGAAGTTCTGCCGCGCAAACTATTTCTGGGCTATCGTTAAGCGAATTGTATAATGTTAGGTTTGAGAATAATTTTATCCAGCCCGCCTTTTTATTGTCGGGAAATATTACCGTGTTTGGAACTTCTGATTTTTATTATGGAATTGTAGATAATGTGACTCAACCTGGAAATTTTTTGTTTGAAGAAAATGCAACACATCAAAATACGAGTAATAATAGTTATGTAGCAGGTTTTGTTGAAAGGAATAAAAATAATCAGTTTGAATTTCCAATAGGCGATGGCAGTTTTTTTAGACCTTCGGCAATAAGCCAAAGTAATTCACCGACCAATTTTTTTAGTAGCAGATATTATCTCAAAGATTCAAATGCCTTACATCCGCACAATCAGAAAGATCCTTTAATTCAAATTATCGATCAACCTGAATATTGGAGTTTTGAAAGCAATCAGAATCCTGTAGATATTGCACTTACTTTATCATGGAATGAAGCAACAACTCCGAACGAAATTATAAATGGAAATGCTGGAACAACATTGGCAATTGTAAGATGGGATGAAACTACAAATAAATGGGTATATTACACAACCGCTGTAGATGAAAGTGCTAAAATTGCAACAGCATCGATTAATAATGATGGAATTTTTACACTTGGACGAATTCTATCTAATTCAACTGATGAGATTGTTATTCACAACGCTATTTCTGCAAACGATGATGGGAAAAATGATTTTTTTCAAATTGACGGAATTACTAATTTCCCGAACAATAGACTTCAAATATATAATCGCTGGGGAATAAAAGTATTTGAAACAACTGGCTACGGAATAGATAATAATTTGTTTTATGGATATTCTGAAGGCAGAGCTACAATAAAAAAATCGAGTATATTGCCAGATGGAACATACTTCTATATTCTTAATTATGAGGTTACAGATAATCGTTGGAAAGAAAAAGCAGGATATCTTTATCTGACTTCGGCCAACTAA
- a CDS encoding ExbD/TolR family protein, with translation MQNLPKKVRSKKLSSRVDLTAMVSVSFLLIIFFMVVGELSKPKVLDLSLPEKYSNKSTNCVISCGGEHSRIITILLDENNKIITYTGLLVVARENPKKIDYSKNGIRKELSQKNNKIIEYSTALGKPKNGAIVIIKPSKKSTFKNLVDILDEMAIAKIDTYAIVNDFSPEESNLLASN, from the coding sequence ATGCAAAATCTACCTAAAAAAGTCAGAAGTAAAAAGTTAAGTTCAAGAGTTGATTTAACTGCTATGGTCAGCGTTTCTTTTTTGCTGATTATTTTTTTTATGGTTGTTGGTGAATTGTCTAAACCTAAAGTTTTGGATTTAAGTTTGCCAGAAAAATATTCTAACAAATCAACTAACTGTGTTATTAGTTGCGGTGGCGAGCATAGTCGTATTATAACAATTTTATTAGATGAGAATAATAAAATAATAACATACACAGGTCTTTTAGTAGTTGCAAGAGAAAATCCCAAAAAAATTGATTATAGTAAAAATGGAATTCGAAAAGAATTATCTCAAAAAAATAATAAAATTATAGAATATTCGACGGCACTTGGAAAACCTAAAAATGGTGCAATTGTAATTATAAAGCCAAGCAAAAAAAGTACTTTCAAAAATCTGGTAGATATTTTAGATGAAATGGCAATAGCAAAAATAGACACATACGCAATTGTAAATGATTTTTCGCCGGAAGAATCAAATTTATTAGCTTCAAACTAA
- a CDS encoding EamA family transporter: MKNKEINLPPVPAVLLAIISVQCGAAIAKTLFPTIGAAGTASLRIGISALILLLAYRPNLKAVTKEQWKIVIPYGLSLGAMNLIFYFAIERIPIGLAVTLEFVGPLLLAIAGSKRLVDYCWVLLAAIGILLIAPWTNGRLDPIGILCALLAGAFWAAYIVLGGKISKIMNDGQAVTIGMLFAASLVLPFGFLETGLSNLTPKLFGMGVALALLSSAIPFTLEMKALGQLPPRTFSILMSLEPAAASICAFIFLQESLSIYEILAVVCVVVASAGSTLTAKK, from the coding sequence ATGAAAAATAAAGAAATTAACCTTCCTCCTGTTCCAGCAGTATTATTGGCAATTATTAGTGTACAATGTGGCGCAGCGATTGCCAAAACATTATTTCCTACAATTGGAGCTGCAGGAACGGCATCTTTACGTATTGGTATTTCGGCATTAATTTTACTTTTAGCTTATAGACCAAATTTAAAAGCAGTTACTAAAGAACAATGGAAAATTGTAATTCCTTATGGATTGTCTTTAGGAGCTATGAATTTGATTTTTTATTTCGCTATAGAAAGAATTCCGATAGGCTTAGCCGTTACTTTAGAATTTGTTGGTCCGCTTTTACTGGCAATTGCAGGTTCAAAACGTTTAGTAGATTATTGCTGGGTTTTGTTGGCAGCAATAGGAATTTTACTAATTGCTCCTTGGACAAACGGTCGTTTAGATCCAATAGGCATTTTATGCGCACTTTTAGCAGGAGCATTTTGGGCCGCTTATATTGTTTTAGGTGGGAAAATTTCAAAAATAATGAACGATGGTCAAGCCGTAACAATCGGAATGTTATTTGCCGCTAGTTTAGTTTTACCTTTTGGTTTTCTAGAAACTGGATTATCAAATCTAACTCCAAAACTTTTCGGAATGGGTGTTGCGCTTGCGCTTTTATCTAGTGCAATTCCTTTTACTTTAGAAATGAAAGCTTTAGGACAGCTTCCGCCTCGTACTTTCAGTATTTTAATGAGTTTAGAACCAGCCGCTGCTTCTATTTGTGCTTTTATATTTCTTCAGGAAAGCCTTAGTATTTATGAAATTTTAGCAGTTGTGTGTGTTGTAGTTGCTTCAGCAGGAAGTACTTTGACAGCCAAAAAGTAA